Part of the Kineococcus aurantiacus genome, TCGAAGTCGACGGTGGCGACCTCGTGGCCGCGGCGGTGCAGCCGCTGCACGGCCTCGTCGCGGCGGGCGCCGGGGCGGGCCGCCAGGGTCACCCGGAGCGGGCGGTCGGGGCTGAGCCGCTCCACGATGGCCAGGCCGATGTCGGAGGTCCCGCCGAGCAGCAGGACCGAGCGGGGGTTGCCGAGGGCGTCGATCACAACGATCGACCCTAGCAACGCGCGCGGGGACCTCCCCGCCCCCACCGATAGCCTCGCGCGGTGCAGGGGGTTCTCACCGGGTTCGTGGTCGTGGCGAGCCTGGTGGCGGTGGGGTACGCCCTGGGCCGCGCGGGCGTCCTGGGACCGGCGGGCCAGACGGTCGTCTCCCGGCTGGTCTTCTTCGTGGGGTCCCCGGCGCTGCTGGTGCAGACGCTGGCCGACGCCGACGTGCACGTCCTGTTCTCCGGGCAGCTGCTCGTCGCCGCCGGCGGGGTCCTCGTGACCCTGGTGCTGTGGGTCCCGGTGGCGGTCCTGCGGTGGCGGCTGCCGCGCGGGGAGGTCGTCGTCGGCGGGCTGGCCGGCTCCTTCGTCAACGCCGCCAACATCGGCCTGCCCGTCGCGGCGTACGTGCTGGGGGACCTGACGGCCGTGCTGCCGGCGATGCTGCTGCAGATGGTCGTGCTCGCCCCCGCCGCGGTGGCGCTGCTGGACCTGTCGGGGCGCTCGGGCCGGGTCGGCCTCGCGGGGCTGCTGGTGCCGCTGGCCAACCCCGTCC contains:
- a CDS encoding AEC family transporter codes for the protein MQGVLTGFVVVASLVAVGYALGRAGVLGPAGQTVVSRLVFFVGSPALLVQTLADADVHVLFSGQLLVAAGGVLVTLVLWVPVAVLRWRLPRGEVVVGGLAGSFVNAANIGLPVAAYVLGDLTAVLPAMLLQMVVLAPAAVALLDLSGRSGRVGLAGLLVPLANPVLLASVAGIALSVTGWSLPTALSQPLGLLAGLAVPGALLAFGLSLHGREGRGWRAPPVLYASALKAFVQPLATWLVARALGLPDAAVYAATVVAALPTAQNVFTYAVRYEVGRELARDSVLVTTVLLAPVLLLVSVLLPH